Proteins encoded by one window of Synechococcus sp. MVIR-18-1:
- a CDS encoding DUF3370 family protein yields MAQNQSRVSHRLSKLVLVSVAIATCDLGVVEKAHAYVPLMAGQRARALNGTFNNVPVLHSNQPEIVKGPGILVNTAPGSAVAAENNQPLRNAEFTFNGEFGLHMHHKYYPQDSSKLGGRRSRGLLSVAAIAINPGSKPVTLKLKRGSVKNSFEAPYQSNRLMGVKPLGRRPWNTGPGDATAVQMLRGELDRKLPQQITIPARSRKVIVSSVLPARGIMNGLLRGRSDGPFQLAVVAAEETNQEQELIAVLDSNRLAPGRIYLNRLNEIRTGKVFSRVAGVALGDEYKASINHDLSQSALHIPLTSTRKHHFGTRDIQVNQLSTRMIDSALNNVGTYGVRFDVELNLSGIGAHELVLSHPVASGRKPFTAFRGSIGIKSQEGYREVHVGMKSGQSLPLGQINVQANAVNPVTISVVYPADATPGHLLSVVPVTQLAVLRRREELLEAARKAEAAAKKRKVVPPTPPPAINAQPNPPKAKDNKPNPIIRSPRPVATPRTTPKPAPRIQPSTIAAPSSGANQLPAAMIMPQRVNDSLEQRYRDAIKAQQDWLRRLQGR; encoded by the coding sequence ATGGCCCAAAACCAGTCTCGCGTGTCGCACCGATTATCAAAACTGGTCCTAGTCAGCGTCGCAATTGCGACATGTGATTTAGGTGTCGTGGAGAAGGCGCATGCTTACGTGCCCTTGATGGCTGGGCAGAGAGCTCGTGCTCTCAATGGCACCTTTAATAACGTTCCAGTCCTTCATTCGAACCAACCCGAAATTGTCAAAGGGCCTGGGATCCTCGTCAATACAGCTCCAGGTTCAGCTGTCGCCGCTGAAAACAACCAGCCATTAAGGAATGCTGAATTCACTTTTAATGGCGAATTCGGGTTGCATATGCACCATAAATACTATCCTCAAGACAGCAGTAAGTTAGGAGGTCGTCGATCCAGAGGATTGCTATCAGTTGCAGCAATTGCTATCAATCCAGGTAGCAAACCTGTGACCCTCAAATTAAAAAGAGGCTCTGTTAAAAACAGTTTTGAGGCGCCCTATCAGTCCAATCGTTTGATGGGCGTAAAGCCCCTTGGCCGTCGTCCATGGAATACGGGCCCAGGTGACGCCACAGCAGTGCAAATGTTGAGAGGCGAACTTGATCGCAAGCTCCCACAGCAAATAACGATCCCAGCTCGAAGTCGCAAAGTGATTGTGAGTTCAGTTCTTCCTGCGAGAGGAATTATGAACGGTCTATTGAGAGGTCGTAGTGACGGGCCATTCCAACTTGCTGTGGTAGCAGCAGAGGAAACAAACCAAGAGCAAGAGCTTATTGCTGTTCTTGATAGCAATAGACTGGCACCGGGGCGCATTTATTTGAACCGTCTCAATGAGATTCGTACGGGAAAAGTATTTTCAAGAGTGGCTGGTGTGGCCCTTGGTGACGAATACAAAGCCTCGATCAATCATGACCTCTCACAAAGTGCATTACACATTCCTTTAACAAGCACTCGCAAGCATCACTTTGGAACGAGAGATATTCAGGTCAATCAATTATCAACACGGATGATTGATTCCGCTCTTAATAATGTTGGCACCTACGGAGTGCGCTTTGATGTTGAGCTGAATCTCTCTGGCATTGGCGCTCACGAGTTGGTTTTAAGCCATCCAGTGGCATCCGGTCGAAAACCTTTCACAGCTTTTCGGGGATCGATCGGAATCAAAAGTCAGGAAGGCTATCGAGAAGTTCATGTTGGGATGAAATCGGGGCAGAGCCTGCCCCTCGGCCAAATCAATGTTCAGGCAAACGCTGTCAATCCCGTCACAATCAGCGTTGTTTATCCAGCTGATGCCACGCCAGGACACTTGTTAAGCGTGGTTCCAGTGACCCAGCTCGCAGTGCTTCGTCGGCGTGAAGAGTTACTGGAAGCAGCAAGAAAAGCTGAAGCAGCAGCGAAAAAACGCAAGGTTGTTCCGCCAACGCCTCCACCGGCGATCAATGCGCAGCCAAATCCCCCTAAGGCGAAAGACAACAAGCCAAACCCCATCATCAGATCTCCTCGACCTGTAGCCACACCTCGGACCACTCCGAAACCAGCCCCAAGAATTCAGCCTTCAACGATTGCCGCGCCATCAAGTGGTGCCAATCAGTTGCCAGCAGCGATGATCATGCCTCAGCGCGTTAACGATTCATTGGAGCAGCGCTATCGCGATGCCATCAAGGCTCAGCAGGATTGGCTGCGCCGACTGCAAGGTCGATAG
- a CDS encoding ATP adenylyltransferase, producing MGTETYWKRALEQSERALKSGALVPLSTSLEPLVGNPESNFELRTLESRLPKHLKREGPKPNPFQPWDPQLEVARLDPGHAVILNKYPVQRGHMLLITSDWAAQDSWLTLADWTALVHVDQDTSGLWFFNSGPIAGASQPHRHLQLLPRNKDEISCPRDLWFQKQLASQRRIETTNDSLLNSCSVVSRFNPSKNQDEQAQHLYDCYLSLSKQLGNGHPSQDQRPRSFYNLLLTPQWMAMVRRRREGAAGFSINALGFAGYLLATASADRNWLKVHGPEALLREVVLEIRGNTVVESSP from the coding sequence ATGGGAACTGAGACCTACTGGAAGCGAGCGCTCGAGCAAAGCGAGAGGGCACTGAAGTCTGGAGCGCTCGTTCCTCTTAGTACCTCATTAGAACCTCTTGTTGGTAATCCAGAATCCAATTTCGAGTTGCGAACTCTCGAAAGTCGCTTGCCTAAACATTTAAAGAGAGAGGGACCTAAACCCAATCCATTTCAACCGTGGGACCCACAACTTGAGGTGGCACGTTTAGATCCAGGTCATGCAGTCATTTTGAATAAATATCCGGTCCAACGTGGACACATGCTTCTGATTACTTCCGATTGGGCCGCCCAGGATAGTTGGCTCACATTGGCTGACTGGACCGCATTAGTTCACGTTGATCAAGACACATCTGGCCTGTGGTTTTTCAACAGCGGACCTATTGCAGGCGCGAGTCAACCCCATCGACATCTTCAACTGTTGCCACGCAACAAAGACGAGATTAGTTGTCCAAGAGACCTCTGGTTTCAAAAACAATTGGCTTCACAGAGAAGAATCGAAACAACGAACGATTCCTTGTTGAACAGCTGCTCCGTTGTCTCGCGATTCAATCCAAGCAAGAACCAAGATGAACAAGCACAACACCTTTATGACTGCTATCTATCACTTTCTAAACAACTAGGCAACGGACATCCCTCTCAAGATCAACGCCCAAGATCTTTCTACAACCTTTTGCTTACACCGCAATGGATGGCGATGGTGAGGCGTCGTCGAGAAGGTGCTGCCGGATTCAGCATCAATGCCCTTGGATTTGCTGGATACCTATTGGCCACCGCAAGCGCTGATCGGAACTGGCTCAAAGTTCATGGCCCAGAGGCCTTATTGCGTGAAGTCGTTCTCGAAATCCGTGGAAACACGGTTGTGGAGTCATCCCCTTAG
- a CDS encoding molecular chaperone DnaJ — MGRRITLELPDHLVDRIDELKREWCIRSRGDCLTRLLEEIWTDETDFETDLEAGVADLLSTGANKEPTDDVSVATSPDAIELKRDQRPTEPSYNEDRAIVLVRRSQDPKEQDTTSVLTPDTSQPREINTKKRGIDLPGFVRSRTQAIRTSLQQPQTPEEGRDSPFVPVVSFDHLTACCNKAIDHWTSLYGSAPGATVLEAVMLWMARDIWPQLDGSEGRTFTWSQVNQSMQDVCTDWSVQSPKFEHVIVAAAVLEDPFAAGNVEDRIPTLIRRFVNRFKRSRRVTSFETLESTMTLHGALRLLDLPTQAGASLTLRTIRDAYKKKAIEAHPDAGGSTDGMRRLNEAYQMLRELYRDKESQ; from the coding sequence ATGGGGCGTCGGATCACACTTGAACTTCCTGATCATCTCGTTGATCGCATCGACGAGCTGAAGAGAGAGTGGTGCATCAGGTCCAGAGGAGATTGCTTAACGCGATTGCTGGAAGAAATCTGGACTGATGAGACGGATTTCGAGACAGACCTCGAGGCAGGTGTCGCTGATCTTCTCAGCACTGGAGCCAACAAGGAGCCAACGGACGACGTATCAGTCGCGACCTCGCCTGATGCCATCGAATTAAAGCGAGACCAGCGACCAACGGAACCCTCCTACAACGAGGACCGGGCCATCGTCTTGGTTCGCCGTAGTCAAGACCCGAAAGAGCAAGACACAACATCAGTGCTCACCCCCGACACCAGTCAGCCGAGGGAGATCAACACAAAAAAACGAGGCATTGACTTACCTGGATTTGTGAGAAGCCGCACGCAGGCCATCCGAACCAGCCTTCAACAGCCTCAAACGCCAGAAGAAGGACGTGACAGTCCCTTTGTACCAGTGGTGAGCTTTGATCACTTAACCGCTTGCTGCAATAAAGCCATCGATCACTGGACCAGCCTGTATGGATCAGCGCCAGGGGCAACGGTTCTTGAAGCTGTGATGTTGTGGATGGCCCGAGATATTTGGCCCCAATTGGACGGAAGCGAGGGGCGCACCTTCACCTGGAGCCAGGTCAACCAATCAATGCAGGATGTCTGCACTGATTGGTCCGTGCAGTCTCCAAAATTTGAACATGTGATTGTCGCTGCTGCAGTTCTCGAAGATCCATTTGCCGCAGGCAACGTGGAAGATCGCATCCCAACGTTGATTCGTCGCTTTGTGAACCGCTTCAAACGAAGTCGGCGTGTGACGTCCTTTGAAACCTTGGAATCCACCATGACCCTGCATGGTGCGCTGCGATTGCTAGATCTACCAACGCAAGCTGGAGCCTCCCTCACTCTGCGTACCATCCGAGACGCTTACAAGAAAAAAGCGATCGAAGCCCATCCAGACGCCGGGGGATCTACGGATGGAATGAGACGACTGAATGAGGCTTATCAGATGCTGCGGGAGCTTTATAGAGACAAAGAGTCTCAGTAA
- a CDS encoding sigma-70 family RNA polymerase sigma factor, translating to MNENHTIRNARIKHHLNLVDPIAGHYARRSGLDRDDLEQVGRLGLLRAAEGYEQGQDKPFEVFARPHIRGAILHYLRDSVGLVRLPRRLQEQAQNTIKNTSSEPQKASMSAERELQVHAYRRRQSWEPLDESRVAADQPGWEPMLMQESARRIWKAIHQLAPTEQKALIEVVIEGASLRVAGTKQGVSAMTMQRRLKRALAQLRQELVDQDSSLWSR from the coding sequence ATGAACGAAAACCACACGATCAGAAATGCACGGATCAAGCATCATCTGAACCTGGTCGATCCGATTGCAGGGCATTACGCAAGACGATCAGGTCTGGATCGAGATGATCTCGAGCAGGTGGGCAGGCTTGGGTTATTGCGAGCGGCAGAAGGCTATGAGCAAGGTCAAGACAAACCATTTGAGGTGTTTGCAAGGCCTCACATCAGAGGAGCCATTCTTCATTACCTCAGAGACAGCGTGGGACTGGTGCGACTCCCTAGACGGCTCCAAGAACAAGCCCAAAACACAATTAAAAACACCTCTTCAGAACCGCAAAAAGCTTCGATGTCAGCGGAGAGGGAACTTCAGGTCCATGCCTATCGCCGTCGTCAATCGTGGGAGCCCCTAGACGAAAGCAGAGTGGCAGCAGACCAACCTGGATGGGAGCCGATGCTGATGCAGGAAAGCGCCCGCCGAATCTGGAAGGCCATTCACCAATTAGCGCCAACGGAGCAAAAGGCGCTGATTGAGGTCGTGATCGAAGGTGCCAGCCTCCGTGTTGCTGGGACAAAGCAGGGTGTCAGCGCAATGACAATGCAGCGGAGGCTGAAACGGGCCCTAGCCCAATTGCGGCAGGAGTTGGTAGATCAGGATTCGTCGCTGTGGTCCCGTTGA